One window of the Candidatus Eisenbacteria bacterium genome contains the following:
- the rnpA gene encoding ribonuclease P protein component, giving the protein MHPQHRLTQSRDYAELKARGTAFRGRFCLLVVCPCGEQLTRVGFVASKRGVGNSVQRNRARRRLREIVRRRWDRVPTLGSMLMFVAFRSVLVAPHQDLASDVERVLSLAGVLSPVEVA; this is encoded by the coding sequence ATCCATCCGCAACATCGCCTCACACAGTCCCGCGATTACGCGGAGCTCAAGGCGCGCGGCACTGCTTTCCGCGGGCGATTCTGCCTGCTCGTGGTGTGCCCGTGCGGCGAGCAGCTCACGCGCGTCGGGTTCGTGGCTTCGAAGCGCGGGGTCGGCAACTCGGTGCAGCGGAATCGCGCGCGGCGCCGCCTGCGCGAGATCGTTCGACGTCGCTGGGATCGAGTTCCGACGCTCGGTTCCATGCTGATGTTCGTCGCGTTCCGCAGCGTGCTCGTGGCACCCCATCAGGACCTGGCCTCCGACGTCGAGCGCGTGCTGTCGCTCGCGGGGGTGTTGTCTCCGGTCGAAGTCGCGTGA
- a CDS encoding TRAP transporter large permease subunit, which produces MVASVALALMAVLPIAEMVARKLFHTGLPGSESFVRHLTLWVGFMGAAIAASRGELLALATGTMIPDGRWRRAAGIFAAAIGACVATLLARASFDMVVVERESAGVIALGVPVWIGQLVLPISFGLIALRLAWRASPGWVGRSIAGLGIVVGLIVAQYPTLLENRTPWPFAALVIVGTLLGGPLFALLGGVALAFFLKDAVPIAAVPVETYRLAVSPTLAAIPLFTLTGFFLSEGRASQRLLRVFRALLGWLPGGTAIVTAAVCAFFTAFTGGSGITILALGAILLQALKQEGYRDEFSLGLITACGSLGLLFPPSLPVILYGVVAQIPIENLFLGGLLPGFLLLAMVAVYGIREGIKQKVPRQRFAFGELFASMNGAKWELLLPVVVLIAVFGGFATIVEASALTVLYTFVTQCFVQRDLSATRDVPRVLGHSVVLVGGVLVILGAAMGLSSYMVDAEVPARLVEWTQSHVHSPAVFLLGLNVFLLIVGCLMDVFSAIVVVVPLIVPIGMAFGIHPVHLAIIFIANLELGYLTPPVGLNLFLASYRFQRPMMAVTRASLPMLLILLVGVLLITYLPWLTTVLVSGR; this is translated from the coding sequence GTGGTCGCGAGCGTGGCGCTCGCGCTGATGGCGGTGCTGCCGATCGCCGAGATGGTGGCGCGCAAGCTGTTCCATACCGGACTGCCCGGCTCCGAGTCCTTCGTTCGCCACCTCACGCTGTGGGTGGGCTTCATGGGGGCGGCGATCGCGGCGAGCCGCGGCGAACTGCTGGCGCTCGCGACCGGCACCATGATTCCGGACGGACGCTGGAGACGCGCGGCCGGCATCTTCGCCGCGGCGATCGGGGCCTGCGTGGCCACACTGCTGGCGCGCGCGTCGTTCGACATGGTGGTGGTGGAGCGCGAGTCTGCCGGGGTCATCGCACTCGGGGTGCCGGTGTGGATCGGCCAGCTCGTGCTGCCGATTTCCTTCGGGCTGATCGCATTGCGGCTCGCGTGGCGCGCGTCGCCGGGCTGGGTCGGTCGGAGCATCGCCGGGCTCGGGATCGTGGTGGGGTTGATCGTCGCGCAATACCCGACGCTGCTCGAGAACCGCACTCCGTGGCCATTCGCAGCACTCGTGATCGTCGGAACGCTGCTCGGCGGTCCGTTGTTCGCGCTGCTCGGCGGCGTGGCGCTCGCGTTCTTCCTCAAAGACGCAGTGCCGATCGCCGCGGTGCCGGTCGAGACGTATCGGCTCGCGGTCTCCCCGACGCTTGCCGCGATTCCGCTCTTCACGCTGACTGGTTTCTTTCTGTCGGAAGGCCGCGCCTCGCAGCGGCTGCTGCGGGTGTTTCGCGCGCTGCTCGGCTGGCTTCCGGGCGGCACCGCGATCGTGACCGCAGCGGTGTGCGCCTTCTTCACCGCGTTCACAGGCGGGTCCGGCATCACGATCCTGGCGCTCGGCGCAATTCTGCTGCAGGCGCTCAAGCAGGAGGGTTATCGCGACGAGTTCTCGCTCGGGCTCATCACGGCGTGCGGCTCGCTCGGGCTGCTGTTCCCGCCCTCATTGCCGGTGATCCTCTACGGAGTGGTCGCGCAGATCCCGATCGAGAATCTGTTCCTCGGCGGCCTGCTGCCGGGTTTCCTTCTGCTCGCGATGGTGGCGGTCTACGGAATCCGCGAGGGCATCAAGCAGAAGGTGCCGCGCCAGCGCTTCGCTTTCGGCGAGCTGTTCGCGTCGATGAATGGCGCCAAGTGGGAGCTGCTGCTGCCCGTGGTGGTGCTGATCGCGGTATTCGGCGGGTTCGCGACCATCGTCGAGGCGAGTGCGCTCACGGTGCTCTACACGTTCGTCACGCAGTGCTTCGTGCAGCGCGACCTGTCGGCGACCCGTGACGTACCGCGAGTGCTGGGGCACAGCGTGGTGCTGGTCGGCGGCGTGCTCGTGATCCTTGGCGCGGCGATGGGGCTGTCGAGCTACATGGTCGATGCCGAGGTCCCGGCCCGGCTGGTCGAGTGGACCCAGAGCCACGTCCACTCACCCGCCGTCTTCCTGTTGGGGCTCAACGTGTTCCTGCTGATCGTCGGGTGCCTGATGGACGTGTTTTCGGCGATCGTGGTGGTGGTGCCATTGATCGTGCCGATCGGCATGGCGTTCGGGATCCACCCCGTGCATCTGGCGATCATCTTCATCGCCAACCTGGAATTGGGCTACCTCACGCCGCCGGTCGGACTGAATCTGTTCCTCGCGTCCTATCGGTTCCAGCGACCGATGATGGCGGTGACGCGCGCTTCCTTGCCGATGCTGTTGATCCTGCTCGTCGGCGTGCTGCTGATTACCTACCTGCCGTGGCTGACGACCGTGCTGGTCTCGGGCAGATAG
- a CDS encoding HEAT repeat domain-containing protein produces MSTSSQNISSRQGTLRDLSPSGQRAAHFFRALARALKTCRLYRGENPIVTPLRPALLAQLNEDLLAAGSWHLRFTPFEILLIDEPVVRPAGVKLGVDATPTPEERLPFLFYRDGIRSLVLTPEVPRHEFDALFDALLVVGVNSQMQDDLVTLLWQANTTKIRVDAVPVSQTIFLHSRRPTSESAEGSHQGLSYAWSPNGSEIRADIGQIEGASMGLHRDTFDDWPLPTEWVEVAEAYSKLDRTMQFTRTRLLTEWAAERGIEWQDEAPQLLQAIHVADPDSKTSAAIARALVTWVVGSIQDCNWEEAQRAFELLRRFDPDGAFSNDDFSNALQGLDTDDITEHLDESTTDDQGRFFGLTVAIGRPAVKFACAVMAKAQKSRTRAAACTMLTYLCTEDPEVLEPYITDSRWYVVRNVVFILGQIGGPAVVPMLEMASHHPEMRVRRAVVQALGNVPATDRVPLLFEQLGTRDPQLLAAALGMLARFRTPAIARAVLRQVEAPDFETRAEESQRALFNALGELGDDEIVPRLEILLHKGGWFARSTFERIAAARTLQRIGTQKAISALATGLRSRAEAVRNACLEAMNTRSA; encoded by the coding sequence ATGAGCACCTCGTCTCAGAACATCTCGTCTCGCCAGGGAACGCTGCGCGACCTGTCGCCTTCGGGTCAGCGTGCCGCGCATTTCTTCCGCGCGCTCGCACGCGCGCTCAAGACCTGCCGCCTGTACCGCGGCGAGAATCCGATCGTCACGCCGTTGCGTCCCGCACTGCTCGCTCAGCTCAATGAGGACCTGCTCGCCGCGGGAAGCTGGCATCTGCGTTTCACTCCATTCGAAATCCTGCTGATCGACGAGCCGGTGGTGCGACCCGCGGGCGTGAAGCTGGGAGTCGATGCGACTCCCACGCCGGAGGAACGCCTGCCGTTCCTGTTCTATCGCGACGGGATCCGCTCGCTGGTGCTGACGCCCGAGGTGCCTCGCCACGAGTTCGACGCGCTGTTCGATGCGTTGCTGGTGGTCGGAGTCAACTCGCAGATGCAGGACGATCTGGTGACGCTGCTGTGGCAGGCGAACACGACCAAGATCCGGGTCGACGCGGTGCCGGTCTCGCAGACCATCTTCCTGCACTCGCGGCGTCCGACCAGTGAGTCCGCCGAGGGTTCGCATCAGGGGCTTTCTTACGCCTGGTCCCCGAACGGTTCGGAGATCCGCGCCGATATCGGACAAATCGAGGGCGCCTCGATGGGACTCCATCGCGACACCTTCGACGACTGGCCGCTGCCGACCGAGTGGGTCGAAGTGGCGGAGGCCTACTCGAAGTTGGATCGCACCATGCAGTTCACGCGCACTCGGCTGCTCACCGAGTGGGCGGCGGAACGCGGCATCGAGTGGCAGGACGAGGCGCCGCAACTGCTGCAGGCGATCCATGTCGCGGACCCCGATTCCAAGACCAGCGCGGCGATCGCGCGGGCGCTGGTGACCTGGGTGGTGGGCTCGATCCAGGACTGCAACTGGGAAGAAGCGCAGCGCGCGTTCGAACTGCTGCGTCGGTTCGATCCCGACGGCGCGTTCTCGAACGACGATTTCTCGAACGCGCTGCAGGGACTCGACACCGACGACATCACCGAACACCTGGATGAATCGACCACCGACGACCAGGGACGCTTCTTCGGGCTCACGGTCGCGATCGGTCGGCCGGCGGTGAAGTTCGCGTGCGCCGTGATGGCGAAAGCACAGAAGAGCCGCACCCGCGCCGCGGCATGCACGATGCTCACCTACCTGTGCACCGAAGATCCCGAGGTCCTGGAGCCCTACATCACAGACTCGCGCTGGTACGTGGTTCGCAACGTCGTGTTCATTCTGGGGCAGATCGGCGGGCCGGCGGTGGTGCCGATGCTGGAGATGGCCTCGCACCACCCGGAGATGCGCGTGCGCCGCGCGGTGGTCCAGGCGCTCGGAAACGTTCCCGCCACCGATCGCGTTCCGCTGCTCTTCGAACAGCTCGGAACTCGAGATCCGCAGCTGCTCGCCGCCGCACTCGGCATGCTGGCGCGCTTTCGCACCCCGGCGATCGCGCGTGCGGTGCTTCGACAGGTCGAAGCGCCCGACTTCGAGACCCGCGCCGAGGAGAGCCAGCGAGCCCTGTTCAACGCGCTCGGCGAACTGGGCGACGACGAGATCGTGCCGCGCCTCGAGATCCTGCTGCACAAGGGCGGCTGGTTCGCACGCTCGACCTTCGAACGCATCGCGGCCGCCCGCACGCTGCAGCGAATCGGAACGCAAAAGGCGATCTCCGCGCTGGCGACCGGACTGCGCTCGCGCGCCGAAGCGGTGCGAAACGCCTGTCTCGAGGCCATGAACACGAGGAGCGCATGA
- a CDS encoding RNA polymerase sigma factor produces MISRDPVALERFCVRWLDRVYGLTYRLLGDRTLAEDVTQEVFLRVHRAAHTLDPERDPGPWIMTIAHNLCRDVWRSGAYRMGRASATLDDPHGVAAVLGGKPDDDPEYELLKRERERLVREALQELPESLRLAVVLHEWGGLGHEEIARRSGIEHAAQRKRYSRALVALAKQLREKLK; encoded by the coding sequence GTGATTTCGCGCGATCCGGTGGCGCTTGAGCGCTTCTGCGTGCGGTGGCTCGATCGCGTATACGGGCTGACCTACCGGCTGCTCGGAGATCGAACGCTCGCCGAGGACGTGACTCAGGAGGTGTTCTTGCGCGTGCATCGCGCGGCACACACGCTCGACCCCGAGCGCGATCCGGGGCCCTGGATCATGACGATCGCGCACAACCTGTGTCGTGACGTGTGGCGTTCGGGTGCCTATCGCATGGGGCGCGCGTCCGCGACGCTCGATGATCCGCACGGAGTCGCCGCGGTGCTGGGCGGCAAGCCGGACGATGATCCGGAATACGAGCTGTTGAAGCGCGAGCGGGAACGACTGGTGCGCGAGGCGCTGCAGGAACTACCCGAGTCGCTGCGGCTCGCCGTGGTGCTGCACGAATGGGGTGGCCTCGGGCACGAGGAAATCGCGCGGCGCTCGGGTATCGAACACGCGGCTCAGCGCAAGCGATACTCGCGCGCGCTCGTGGCGCTGGCGAAGCAGCTGCGGGAGAAGCTCAAGTGA
- a CDS encoding GAF domain-containing protein has protein sequence MLKSVHENRTRSLERRSWWLWLAAFALLFSLTVTIPALYLPLIDLLGVQNDAEHWVREGYNVFVGLGGLMTLFCLFTVNKQAELHRVRAQLEREVREHDDVRNRLSEVSALFTLATTLNLHLRLEVVLEIIVRRVVSTLRAQQASIMLYNPESGVLETRATYGLESEFARNAKARLGEGIAGWVAERKEALLLGPDERNKDFTRHYKSNRNITSALSLPLRVGDRCVGVLNVNRINHPDSFQEHHRETLRLFAEHVGAVIERAETLERLAKRTQVLEESNLQLSELNRVKDVFLSTATHELKTPLTSVIAYAELLEHHEGRLGPEQQSEFLRRLRNEARRLLGLIDDILDLQRIETGKLVIERVPVTLDTIVEASLETTTPIADKYKVAMRSALAADPPMLEVDEVKMRQVVVNLLVNAIKFSPEGSTIEIRTLREEDFAVLEVEDHGPGVRPEDSAHIFALFGQGVRDRESTRTAGLGIGLHLVRRLTELQGGHVGVNSTAGRGSTFWVRIPLPVTPALKVRMAA, from the coding sequence GTGTTGAAGTCTGTCCACGAGAATCGCACCCGGTCGCTCGAGCGTCGCAGCTGGTGGCTGTGGCTCGCCGCCTTCGCATTGCTCTTCAGCCTGACCGTGACGATTCCCGCGCTCTACCTGCCTCTCATCGATCTGCTCGGCGTACAGAACGACGCCGAGCACTGGGTGCGCGAAGGCTACAACGTCTTCGTCGGTCTCGGCGGCCTCATGACGCTGTTCTGCCTGTTCACCGTCAACAAGCAGGCGGAGCTGCACCGCGTGCGCGCTCAGCTCGAACGTGAAGTGCGCGAGCACGACGACGTGCGTAATCGCCTCTCCGAGGTCTCCGCGTTGTTCACGCTCGCCACCACGCTCAACCTGCATCTGCGGCTCGAGGTGGTGCTCGAGATCATCGTGCGGCGCGTGGTCTCTACACTTCGGGCGCAGCAGGCTTCGATCATGCTCTATAACCCCGAGAGCGGAGTGCTCGAGACTCGCGCCACCTACGGCCTCGAGTCCGAGTTCGCGAGAAACGCCAAGGCGCGACTCGGCGAGGGCATCGCCGGATGGGTGGCAGAGCGGAAGGAAGCGCTGCTGCTGGGACCCGACGAGCGCAACAAGGACTTCACGCGCCACTACAAGAGCAATCGCAACATCACGTCGGCGCTGTCGCTGCCGCTGCGGGTCGGCGACCGCTGCGTCGGCGTGCTGAATGTGAATCGCATCAATCATCCCGACAGCTTCCAGGAGCATCACCGCGAAACCCTGCGTCTGTTCGCGGAGCACGTCGGCGCCGTGATCGAGCGCGCCGAGACGCTGGAGCGGCTCGCCAAGCGCACTCAGGTGCTCGAGGAGTCGAACCTGCAGCTCAGCGAGCTCAATCGCGTGAAGGACGTGTTCCTCTCGACCGCGACGCACGAACTCAAGACACCGCTCACCTCGGTGATCGCCTATGCCGAGCTGCTCGAGCATCACGAGGGGCGGCTCGGACCCGAGCAGCAGTCCGAGTTCCTGCGCCGGCTTCGCAACGAGGCGCGTCGACTGCTCGGACTGATCGACGACATCCTCGATCTGCAGCGCATCGAAACCGGCAAGCTCGTGATCGAGCGGGTGCCGGTGACGCTCGACACCATCGTCGAAGCCTCGCTCGAAACCACCACGCCGATCGCGGACAAATACAAGGTTGCGATGCGCTCGGCACTCGCCGCCGACCCTCCGATGCTGGAGGTCGACGAGGTGAAGATGCGCCAGGTGGTGGTCAACCTGCTGGTCAACGCGATCAAGTTCAGCCCCGAGGGCAGCACGATCGAAATCCGCACCCTCCGCGAGGAAGACTTTGCGGTGCTCGAAGTCGAGGATCACGGCCCGGGCGTCAGGCCCGAAGACTCCGCGCACATCTTCGCCCTGTTCGGGCAGGGCGTGCGCGATCGTGAATCGACGCGCACGGCAGGGCTCGGAATCGGGCTGCACCTGGTGCGGCGACTGACCGAGCTTCAGGGCGGCCACGTCGGCGTCAACAGCACCGCCGGGCGCGGCAGCACGTTCTGGGTCAGGATCCCGCTCCCCGTCACGCCCGCCCTCAAGGTGCGAATGGCGGCCTAG
- a CDS encoding ABC transporter ATP-binding protein, producing the protein MSTTGPFDPATPAPRAESTPASPPLALRGLVRRFGKFTAVDGVSLEVRAGEIVGFLGPNGAGKTTSLRMAAGLLAPDAGEVEIAGHSLERSPLEARARIGFVPDRAYLYERLTGYEFLEFVAALYQVPADLATRRGAAILERFEMREAAHDPTETYSHGMRQKLAVTAALLHEPMLLLLDEPLNGLDPLAARSLKDLLREHAARGGGILVSTHLLDVVERLCDRVVILHHGRVVAAATLDELRGAHHQATLEDVFLELTREAQAT; encoded by the coding sequence ATGAGCACGACCGGCCCGTTCGACCCCGCCACGCCGGCCCCACGGGCGGAGTCGACTCCCGCATCGCCGCCGCTCGCATTGCGAGGGCTGGTGCGCCGGTTCGGCAAGTTCACCGCGGTCGATGGTGTGAGTCTCGAAGTGCGCGCGGGCGAGATCGTCGGCTTCCTGGGCCCCAATGGAGCCGGCAAGACCACCTCGCTGCGAATGGCGGCCGGGCTCCTGGCTCCCGACGCGGGCGAGGTCGAGATCGCGGGTCACTCGCTCGAACGATCGCCACTCGAGGCACGCGCGCGCATCGGCTTCGTCCCGGACCGCGCATACCTCTATGAGCGTTTGACCGGCTACGAGTTCCTGGAGTTCGTTGCGGCGCTCTATCAGGTCCCCGCGGACCTCGCGACACGACGCGGCGCCGCGATCCTCGAGCGCTTCGAAATGCGCGAAGCGGCACACGATCCGACCGAGACCTACTCGCACGGAATGCGGCAGAAGCTCGCGGTGACGGCGGCGCTGCTCCACGAGCCGATGCTGTTGCTGCTCGACGAACCGCTCAACGGACTCGATCCGCTCGCCGCCCGCTCGCTCAAGGACCTGTTGCGCGAGCATGCCGCGCGCGGCGGAGGGATCCTGGTCTCGACCCACCTGCTCGACGTGGTCGAGCGGCTGTGCGATCGGGTCGTGATCCTGCATCACGGTCGAGTGGTCGCGGCCGCAACACTCGACGAACTGCGCGGTGCCCACCACCAGGCGACACTCGAAGACGTGTTCCTCGAACTCACGCGCGAGGCACAGGCGACGTGA
- the dctP gene encoding TRAP transporter substrate-binding protein DctP: MIRTFARFGGALSFLVLALALPPSSTAQSQGTVIKLATLVPDGSIWDLGLKQMGAEWSQGTQGRVSLRIYPGGVAGDEGDVVRKMRIGQIHAASLTVGGLSEIDPAFKLFTIPMFFASYPELRAVIDKLTPMLKQRLEAKGFVLTNWGHGGWVYVFSKHPVSSVADLRKTKLWVGTDAEMAGLWKSKGYSPVSISATDIMTGIQSGMLEAIYITPVVAVALQWFRQTPNMCEQGLAPLVGATVISKAAWNKLSEADRKVVQAAGLKLEAKLEREVPRQDTLSVAVMRSRGLRVVPVSAAQAKEWRTEAEEFAQEMRGALVPAEVMDLARRERDAYRARSGK; the protein is encoded by the coding sequence ATGATTCGCACCTTCGCGCGCTTCGGCGGCGCGCTGTCGTTCCTCGTCCTCGCACTGGCGCTGCCGCCGTCGAGCACCGCCCAGAGCCAGGGCACCGTCATCAAGCTCGCCACCCTGGTGCCGGACGGCTCGATCTGGGATCTGGGCCTCAAGCAAATGGGCGCCGAGTGGTCGCAGGGCACCCAGGGGCGCGTGAGCCTTCGCATCTATCCCGGTGGGGTTGCGGGTGACGAGGGAGACGTAGTGCGCAAGATGCGCATCGGTCAGATCCATGCGGCTTCACTGACCGTGGGTGGCCTCTCGGAGATCGATCCGGCCTTCAAGTTGTTCACCATCCCGATGTTCTTCGCGTCGTATCCGGAGCTGCGCGCCGTGATCGACAAGCTCACGCCGATGCTCAAGCAGCGCCTCGAAGCCAAGGGATTCGTCCTGACCAACTGGGGCCACGGCGGCTGGGTCTACGTGTTCTCGAAGCACCCGGTCAGTTCGGTCGCGGATCTTCGGAAGACCAAGCTGTGGGTCGGAACCGACGCGGAGATGGCGGGACTCTGGAAGTCCAAGGGGTATTCGCCGGTTTCGATTTCGGCCACCGACATCATGACGGGCATCCAGTCAGGCATGCTCGAAGCGATCTACATCACTCCGGTGGTGGCGGTCGCGCTGCAGTGGTTCCGCCAGACCCCGAACATGTGCGAGCAGGGGCTCGCGCCGCTGGTGGGCGCGACGGTGATCTCCAAGGCGGCGTGGAACAAGCTCTCGGAGGCGGATCGCAAAGTGGTTCAGGCCGCGGGTCTCAAGCTCGAGGCCAAGCTCGAGCGCGAAGTCCCCAGGCAGGACACGCTCTCGGTTGCGGTGATGCGCTCGCGCGGGCTCAGGGTCGTGCCGGTCTCGGCCGCGCAGGCGAAGGAGTGGCGCACCGAGGCCGAGGAGTTCGCGCAGGAGATGCGCGGTGCGCTAGTGCCTGCCGAAGTGATGGACCTGGCGCGGCGCGAGCGCGACGCCTATCGGGCGCGCAGTGGAAAGTAG
- a CDS encoding HD domain-containing protein gives MSDEATPDSGARNPVRSAAARAAMGTDDKQREIALQLLPRISAVIRVSRSYSSDNMVFVQQLESVLALIESTLEETGEVVLVSLESDLFLNGFRIPVRNSNVKHHQHLLDELSKRRIAGLKLTQGVTTAELSTFFRLFKEPEAYNGTDLLRACVGNGIDHVIPVIHASTDNPEDGFGYDLYWEASKPPGDEALSERGGEDWGGGGPGAKYGLRSHGPEGLGSGDGSGGDSSAEFAAPRGAARKTYANAVQGARSLLTNTSLQNGMEMRHAKRVVQPLVDGGNIEMPAVLGLHTLSHRDEYTYAHAVNVTLVAVTIGHFLELDRRALLDLGVAALMHDVGKHLVADHVHHPFDHFDAADWEAVRRHPIEGAKLIARSTTLNGTTLRCMKVALEHHMTTGTDSYPVLENGWKPSMLSRIVQVADCYASLQGHRSERGANITPYMALGMMLGPLKPKFDPAMLWALVQTLGYFPPGQLIEMDDGSIAVVLSPNAKDLGRPHVRVLIHADGRRIEDVLVELRPIPDDRTVKRALPPESYPVDPGALGTM, from the coding sequence ATGAGCGACGAAGCCACTCCCGACTCCGGCGCGCGCAATCCGGTCCGCTCGGCCGCGGCGCGCGCAGCGATGGGCACCGACGACAAACAGCGTGAGATCGCGCTGCAGCTGCTGCCCCGCATCTCGGCCGTCATCCGGGTGAGCCGCAGTTACTCCTCGGACAACATGGTGTTCGTGCAGCAGCTCGAGAGCGTGCTCGCGTTGATCGAGAGCACGCTCGAGGAAACGGGCGAGGTCGTGCTGGTGTCGCTCGAGTCCGACCTGTTCCTCAACGGCTTCCGCATTCCGGTACGCAATTCGAACGTGAAGCATCACCAGCACCTGCTCGACGAGCTCTCCAAACGGCGCATCGCCGGACTGAAGCTCACGCAGGGCGTCACCACCGCCGAGCTCTCGACGTTCTTCCGGCTGTTCAAGGAACCCGAGGCGTACAACGGCACCGATCTGCTGCGCGCGTGCGTCGGCAACGGAATCGATCACGTCATTCCGGTGATCCATGCCTCGACCGACAATCCCGAGGACGGCTTCGGCTACGACCTCTACTGGGAAGCCTCCAAACCGCCGGGTGACGAAGCCCTCTCGGAACGCGGCGGCGAGGACTGGGGCGGCGGCGGGCCCGGCGCAAAGTACGGCCTGCGCTCGCACGGCCCCGAGGGGCTGGGATCGGGCGACGGTTCGGGCGGCGACTCCAGTGCCGAGTTCGCGGCTCCGCGCGGGGCCGCGCGCAAGACCTACGCGAACGCGGTGCAGGGCGCGCGCTCGCTGCTGACGAACACATCGCTGCAGAACGGTATGGAAATGCGCCACGCCAAACGCGTCGTGCAGCCACTTGTCGACGGCGGCAACATCGAGATGCCCGCAGTGCTCGGGCTCCACACGCTCTCGCATCGCGACGAGTACACCTACGCACATGCGGTCAACGTGACGCTGGTCGCCGTCACGATCGGACACTTCCTAGAACTTGATCGGCGCGCGCTGCTCGATCTCGGCGTCGCGGCGCTGATGCACGATGTCGGCAAGCATCTGGTCGCGGACCACGTGCACCATCCGTTCGACCACTTCGACGCGGCCGACTGGGAAGCGGTGCGCCGTCACCCGATCGAGGGCGCCAAGCTGATCGCGCGCTCGACCACGCTCAACGGCACGACGCTGCGATGCATGAAAGTGGCGCTCGAGCATCACATGACCACCGGAACCGACAGCTACCCGGTGCTCGAGAACGGGTGGAAGCCGAGCATGTTGTCGCGCATCGTGCAGGTCGCGGACTGCTACGCGAGCCTGCAGGGGCACCGCAGCGAACGCGGCGCGAACATCACGCCCTACATGGCGCTCGGCATGATGCTCGGTCCGTTGAAGCCCAAGTTCGATCCCGCGATGCTGTGGGCTCTGGTTCAGACGCTCGGCTATTTCCCGCCGGGGCAGTTGATCGAAATGGACGACGGCTCGATCGCGGTCGTGCTGTCACCGAATGCGAAGGACCTCGGGCGCCCGCACGTGCGGGTGCTGATTCACGCCGATGGTCGGCGCATCGAGGACGTGCTCGTGGAGCTGCGGCCGATTCCGGACGATCGAACCGTCAAGCGCGCGCTGCCGCCCGAGAGCTACCCGGTCGATCCAGGAGCACTGGGCACGATGTAG
- the rpmH gene encoding 50S ribosomal protein L34 codes for MKRTYQPKNRHRKKVHGFRQRMKTKGGRSVLSARRAQGRKRLSISSEKS; via the coding sequence ATGAAGCGCACCTACCAGCCGAAGAATCGCCACCGGAAGAAGGTTCATGGTTTCCGGCAGCGCATGAAGACCAAGGGCGGTCGCTCGGTGCTCTCCGCCCGCCGGGCGCAGGGCCGTAAGCGGCTGTCCATCTCGTCCGAGAAGAGCTAG
- a CDS encoding esterase, with amino-acid sequence MKRGEVRIERFESALLRGNASGDPHERAVPVYLPPSYANSESRRYPMVFVLTGFTGRGRMLLNDSPWSPALPDRLDMLIANHACEEMIVVMPDAFTRFGGSQYLNSSATGRYEDHLIEELVPWADRSFRTLASPAHRGVVGKSSGGYGALVLGMRHPDVFGAVASHSGDVCFDYCYRPDIPKVCSLLQHAGGLAAFMNAFEAKLQKKHDDFTVLNLLGMAAAYSPNPATPPFGFDLPFDLESGEFRAAVWERWLAHDPLALIEAHAAALRGMRLVYLDCGTRDEWSLHLGARMLARRLTAHGVAHQHLEFDDAHMNVSYRYDESLPRIGRALTANSA; translated from the coding sequence ATGAAGCGCGGTGAAGTCCGAATCGAGCGATTCGAGAGCGCGCTGCTGCGCGGCAATGCGTCAGGCGACCCTCATGAGCGAGCGGTGCCGGTCTACCTGCCGCCGTCCTACGCGAACTCGGAGTCACGACGCTATCCAATGGTCTTCGTGCTGACGGGCTTCACCGGCCGTGGTCGCATGTTGCTGAACGACAGCCCGTGGTCACCGGCGCTGCCGGATCGTCTCGATATGCTGATCGCCAATCACGCGTGCGAAGAGATGATCGTGGTGATGCCCGACGCGTTCACCCGCTTCGGCGGCTCTCAGTACCTCAACTCGAGCGCCACCGGCCGCTACGAGGATCACCTCATCGAGGAACTGGTGCCGTGGGCGGACCGGAGCTTTCGCACACTCGCGTCGCCCGCGCATCGCGGCGTGGTCGGCAAGTCGTCGGGCGGCTACGGTGCTCTGGTGCTGGGGATGCGACACCCCGACGTGTTCGGAGCGGTCGCGAGCCATAGCGGGGACGTGTGCTTCGACTACTGCTACCGGCCCGACATCCCGAAAGTCTGTTCGCTGCTCCAGCACGCCGGCGGACTCGCCGCGTTCATGAACGCTTTCGAAGCGAAGCTGCAGAAGAAGCACGACGACTTCACGGTGCTCAACCTGCTCGGCATGGCGGCGGCCTACAGCCCGAACCCCGCGACCCCGCCGTTCGGCTTCGACCTTCCGTTCGATCTGGAGAGCGGCGAGTTCCGAGCCGCGGTCTGGGAGCGATGGCTCGCGCACGATCCGCTGGCGTTGATCGAAGCACACGCCGCGGCGCTGCGTGGCATGCGGCTCGTGTATCTCGACTGCGGGACGCGTGACGAATGGAGTCTGCACCTGGGCGCGCGAATGCTGGCGCGCCGTCTCACCGCGCACGGCGTCGCTCATCAGCATCTCGAGTTCGACGACGCACACATGAACGTGAGCTATCGCTACGACGAGAGCCTGCCGCGCATCGGCCGAGCGTTGACCGCGAACTCGGCATGA